A stretch of the Arthrobacter stackebrandtii genome encodes the following:
- a CDS encoding glutamate synthase subunit beta, translating to MADPHGFLNNRERITQKRRPVPVRIMDWKEVYEAQEKGILKSQAGRCMDCGVPFCHQGCPLGNLIPEWNDLTWRDKGEEAAERLHSTNNFPEWTGRLCPAPCESACVLSINQPAVTIKQVEVSIIDEAFNQDWVHPLPPARLTGKTVAVVGSGPAGLAAAQQLTRTGHTVAVYERDDRIGGLLRYGIPDFKLEKESIDRRIAQMEAEGTRFRTGVDVGRDISWDQLRRRYDAVVVCTGATVPRDLPIPGRALSGVHFAMDYLVQANRAVAGDTFDGAGPGRIDAAGKHVVILGGGDTGADCLGTAHRQHAASVTTLAIGTQPPLERTANQPWPTFPNLFEVASAHEEGGERSYLASTVEFLGEDGVLTGLVIAETEYVDGRRVPKEGTERTIPADLVFLALGFTGPETAELTHQLPVSLDARGNVNRDGHYMTDREGVFAAGDAGRGQSLIVWAIAEGRACAAAVDKFLMGETFLPAPVSPSESAISV from the coding sequence GTGGCTGATCCGCACGGCTTTTTGAACAACAGGGAACGCATCACCCAAAAGCGTCGCCCCGTCCCGGTGCGCATCATGGACTGGAAGGAAGTCTATGAGGCGCAGGAGAAGGGCATCCTGAAGTCCCAGGCCGGGCGCTGCATGGACTGCGGCGTGCCGTTCTGCCACCAGGGCTGCCCGCTGGGCAACCTGATCCCCGAATGGAACGACCTCACCTGGCGCGACAAGGGCGAGGAGGCGGCGGAGCGCCTGCACTCCACCAACAACTTCCCGGAATGGACCGGCCGGCTGTGCCCCGCCCCGTGTGAGAGCGCCTGCGTGCTGTCCATCAACCAGCCCGCCGTCACCATCAAGCAGGTGGAGGTTTCCATCATCGACGAGGCGTTCAACCAGGACTGGGTGCACCCGCTGCCCCCGGCGCGGCTCACCGGCAAGACGGTCGCCGTCGTCGGCTCAGGCCCGGCCGGGCTGGCGGCCGCCCAGCAGCTCACCCGCACCGGGCACACCGTGGCCGTCTATGAACGCGACGACCGGATCGGCGGGCTCCTGCGCTACGGCATCCCCGACTTCAAGCTGGAGAAGGAAAGCATTGACCGGCGCATCGCTCAGATGGAGGCCGAGGGCACCCGCTTCCGCACCGGCGTCGACGTGGGCCGCGACATCAGCTGGGACCAGCTGCGGCGCCGCTATGACGCCGTCGTGGTCTGCACCGGCGCGACCGTCCCGCGCGACCTCCCCATCCCGGGCCGTGCCCTGTCCGGCGTCCACTTCGCCATGGACTACCTGGTGCAGGCCAACCGCGCCGTCGCCGGTGACACGTTCGACGGCGCAGGTCCGGGCCGGATTGATGCGGCCGGCAAGCATGTGGTCATCCTGGGCGGCGGCGACACCGGTGCTGACTGCCTTGGCACGGCCCACCGCCAGCACGCTGCCTCCGTGACGACGCTGGCGATCGGCACCCAGCCGCCGCTGGAGCGCACGGCCAACCAGCCGTGGCCCACTTTCCCGAACTTGTTTGAGGTGGCCAGTGCCCACGAAGAGGGCGGCGAGCGGAGCTACCTGGCCTCCACCGTGGAGTTCCTGGGCGAGGACGGCGTGCTGACCGGGCTGGTCATTGCCGAGACAGAATATGTGGACGGCCGGCGCGTGCCGAAGGAGGGCACGGAGCGGACCATCCCGGCGGACCTGGTGTTCCTGGCGCTCGGCTTTACCGGTCCGGAAACGGCGGAACTGACCCACCAGCTGCCCGTCAGCCTCGATGCCCGCGGAAATGTTAACCGTGACGGCCATTACATGACGGACCGTGAAGGGGTCTTTGCCGCCGGGGATGCAGGCCGCGGCCAGTCGCTGATTGTGTGGGCCATTGCGGAAGGGCGGGCCTGTGCCGCGGCGGTGGACAAGTTCCTGATGGGCGAAACATTTCTCCCCGCCCCCGTCTCACCCAGTGAATCGGCTATCAGTGTCTAG
- the gltB gene encoding glutamate synthase large subunit, whose protein sequence is MPDQAGLYQPENEKDACGLAIVATLRGSAGHDIVTQALIALRRLEHRGAVGADEGTGDGAGILIQIPDAFFRAVAGFELPAQGHYAAGTAFLPADPQEQAAARAGLESLAESEGLTVLGWREVPVTHGLVGAAAEACMPHFSQLFVSLHNGAQVLETKQANELDRKAFRLRKRAQQKLGVYFPSFSSKTIVYKGMVTTAQLEPFYPDLSDDRFATKLAVVHSRFSTNTFPSWPLAQPFRTIAHNGEINTVKGNRNWMRARQSTMSHALLGDTPEELFPICTPGASDSASFDEVAELLWLSGRPMTEAIMMMIPEAWENHATMDPARRAFYEYHSLMMEPWDGPAAVSFTDGTLVGATLDRNGLRPARYWVTDDGLVVLASEVGVLDLAPESIVEKGRVAPGTMFLVDTDKGELVSDSDIKAQASSANPYADWARENTLRLAELPEREHIVHTTASVLHRQRTFGYTTEELKILLGPMAKTGAEPLGAMGTDTPVAVLSKRPRLLFDYFVQQFAQVTNPPLDAIREELVTSLNTTIGPQGNLLSRSKVKAPQLALTFPVIDNDDLAKIANMESPFLPDGSGGERIAMKVRGLYKLDGGEPALRARLGEICEQVSGAINRGVQYIVLSDRDSSAAWAPIPSLLLLSAVHHHLLRSANRTKVSLVVEAGDVREVHHVAVLVGYGAAAVNPYLAMESVEELVRTGDVTGVSAEEAVHNLIKGLGKGVLKIMSKMGISTVSSYCGAQTFEALGLSQGFINQYFTGTASQLGGVGLDVIAAEVAARHQNAYPVDGVDVPHRPLLGGGEYQWRRDGEPHLFNPDTVFRLQHATRERRYDIFKKYSDGVNDQSEKLNTFRGLLGFKDRAPVPLEEVEPVSTIVKRFSTGAMSYGSISQEAHQTLAIAMNRLGAKSNTGEGGEDVDRLLDPERRSAIKQVASGRFGVTSLYLSNAQDIQIKMAQGAKPGEGGQLMAKKVYPWIAETRHSTPGVGLISPPPHHDIYSIEDLAQLIHDCKRANPEARVHVKLVSELGIGTVAAGVTKAKADVVLVSGHDGGTGASPLNSLKHAGMPWELGLAETQQTLRLNGLRERVVVQVDGQLKTGRDVVIAALLGAEEYGFATAPLVVSGCVMMRVCHLDTCPVGVATQNPELRSRFTGKPEFVVNFFEFLAQEVRELLAELGFRSLEEAIGHSEVLELAAAVDHWKTAGLDLTPILSDAGVPADAPVRNLTRQNHELEKHFDQQLLAMSAEALNARTPVKISLPVVNTDRSVGTMLGYHVTRTFGTELLGPDTIDVTLEGQAGQSLGAFMPAGITLRLLGEANDYVGKGLSGGRITVRPPRGSALDAGTNVIAGNVIGYGATSGEMFLNGLVGERFLVRNSGATAVVEGIGDHGCEYMTGGTALILGPIGRNFAAGMSGGTAYVLDLDPRQLNKAALDSGELSLLALDGADTDILGSLLARHAEETDSAAARALLAGFPAAAARFTKVLPRDYAAVLETRLASAGLGEDPDGAAAWQKILEVTGG, encoded by the coding sequence ATGCCTGACCAGGCCGGGCTGTACCAGCCGGAAAATGAAAAGGACGCCTGCGGCCTGGCCATCGTGGCCACACTGCGCGGCTCGGCCGGGCACGACATCGTGACTCAGGCGCTCATTGCCCTGCGCCGGTTGGAACACCGCGGCGCGGTGGGGGCCGATGAGGGCACCGGCGACGGCGCCGGAATCCTGATCCAGATTCCCGACGCGTTCTTCCGCGCCGTGGCGGGCTTCGAGCTGCCGGCCCAGGGGCACTACGCCGCCGGAACCGCTTTCCTCCCCGCAGACCCGCAGGAACAGGCGGCCGCAAGGGCAGGCCTGGAATCACTCGCGGAAAGCGAAGGCCTGACCGTCCTGGGCTGGCGGGAAGTCCCTGTGACCCACGGCCTCGTGGGTGCCGCCGCCGAGGCGTGCATGCCGCACTTCAGCCAACTCTTCGTGTCTTTGCACAATGGCGCCCAAGTCTTGGAGACGAAGCAGGCCAACGAGCTTGACCGCAAGGCCTTCCGCCTGCGCAAGCGGGCCCAGCAGAAGCTTGGCGTCTACTTCCCGTCGTTCTCCTCCAAGACCATTGTCTACAAGGGCATGGTGACCACGGCCCAGCTGGAGCCGTTCTACCCGGACCTCTCCGACGACCGCTTCGCCACCAAGCTCGCCGTGGTGCACTCACGCTTCTCCACCAACACCTTCCCGTCCTGGCCGCTGGCCCAGCCGTTCCGCACCATCGCCCACAACGGCGAAATCAACACGGTCAAGGGCAACCGCAACTGGATGCGGGCCCGCCAGTCCACCATGTCCCACGCCCTGTTGGGCGACACCCCGGAAGAGCTGTTCCCCATCTGCACCCCGGGGGCATCGGACTCGGCCTCCTTTGACGAAGTCGCCGAACTGCTCTGGCTGTCCGGGCGCCCCATGACCGAGGCCATTATGATGATGATCCCCGAGGCCTGGGAAAACCACGCCACCATGGACCCGGCCCGCAGGGCGTTCTACGAATACCACTCGCTCATGATGGAGCCCTGGGACGGCCCCGCCGCAGTCTCGTTCACGGACGGCACGCTCGTCGGCGCCACCCTGGACCGCAACGGCCTGCGCCCCGCCCGCTACTGGGTCACCGACGACGGCCTTGTCGTCCTCGCCTCCGAGGTCGGCGTGCTGGACCTGGCCCCGGAATCCATCGTGGAGAAGGGCCGCGTCGCTCCCGGAACAATGTTCCTGGTTGACACGGACAAGGGCGAGCTCGTCAGCGACTCCGACATCAAGGCACAGGCCTCCTCGGCGAACCCGTACGCCGACTGGGCCCGCGAGAACACACTCCGCCTCGCCGAACTGCCCGAACGCGAGCACATTGTGCACACCACTGCCTCCGTGCTGCACCGCCAGCGCACCTTCGGCTACACCACCGAGGAGCTGAAGATCCTGCTCGGCCCCATGGCCAAGACCGGTGCCGAGCCGCTGGGTGCCATGGGCACCGACACCCCGGTGGCCGTGCTGTCCAAGCGCCCGCGCCTGCTCTTCGACTACTTCGTCCAGCAGTTCGCGCAGGTCACGAACCCGCCGTTGGACGCCATCCGCGAGGAACTTGTCACCTCGCTCAACACCACCATCGGTCCCCAGGGCAACCTGCTCTCGCGCAGCAAGGTCAAGGCGCCGCAGCTCGCGCTGACCTTCCCCGTCATCGACAACGACGACCTCGCCAAGATCGCCAACATGGAAAGCCCGTTCCTGCCGGACGGCTCCGGCGGGGAGCGCATCGCCATGAAGGTGCGCGGCCTGTACAAGCTCGACGGCGGTGAGCCCGCCCTGCGTGCCCGGCTGGGCGAAATCTGTGAGCAGGTCTCCGGCGCGATCAACCGCGGCGTGCAGTACATTGTGCTCTCGGACCGCGACTCCTCCGCAGCCTGGGCCCCGATTCCGTCGCTGCTGCTGCTCAGCGCCGTCCACCACCACTTGCTGCGCAGCGCCAACCGCACCAAGGTCTCGCTCGTCGTGGAGGCCGGGGACGTCCGGGAAGTCCACCATGTGGCGGTCCTGGTGGGCTACGGTGCCGCGGCAGTGAACCCCTACCTGGCCATGGAATCCGTGGAGGAGCTGGTCCGCACCGGCGATGTCACCGGCGTCTCCGCGGAGGAGGCCGTCCACAACCTCATCAAGGGCCTGGGCAAGGGCGTGCTGAAAATCATGTCCAAGATGGGCATCTCCACCGTGTCCTCCTACTGCGGCGCACAGACCTTTGAGGCGCTGGGCCTGTCCCAGGGATTCATCAACCAGTACTTCACCGGCACGGCCTCACAGCTGGGCGGCGTGGGCCTGGACGTCATCGCGGCCGAGGTCGCGGCCCGGCACCAGAACGCCTACCCCGTGGACGGCGTCGACGTCCCCCATCGCCCGCTCCTTGGTGGCGGCGAGTACCAGTGGCGCCGGGACGGCGAGCCGCACCTGTTCAACCCGGACACGGTGTTCCGCCTGCAGCACGCCACGCGGGAACGCCGCTACGACATCTTCAAGAAGTACAGCGACGGCGTCAACGACCAGTCAGAGAAGCTCAACACCTTCCGCGGGCTGCTGGGGTTCAAGGACCGCGCACCGGTGCCGTTGGAGGAAGTGGAGCCGGTGTCCACCATCGTCAAGCGCTTCTCCACCGGCGCCATGAGCTACGGATCCATCTCGCAGGAGGCCCACCAGACCCTGGCCATCGCCATGAACCGGCTGGGCGCCAAGTCCAACACTGGTGAGGGCGGCGAGGATGTTGACCGCCTCCTCGACCCGGAGCGGCGCAGCGCCATCAAGCAGGTCGCCTCCGGCCGCTTCGGCGTCACGAGCCTGTACCTGAGCAACGCCCAGGACATCCAGATCAAGATGGCACAGGGCGCCAAGCCGGGGGAGGGCGGGCAGCTCATGGCCAAGAAGGTGTACCCGTGGATCGCCGAAACCCGCCACTCCACACCCGGCGTCGGGCTCATCTCCCCGCCCCCGCACCATGACATCTATTCCATCGAGGACCTGGCCCAGCTGATCCACGACTGCAAGCGCGCCAACCCCGAAGCACGCGTCCACGTCAAGCTCGTCTCCGAACTGGGGATCGGCACCGTGGCGGCGGGAGTGACCAAGGCCAAGGCCGACGTCGTACTCGTTTCCGGGCACGACGGCGGCACCGGCGCCAGCCCGCTCAACTCGCTCAAGCACGCGGGCATGCCCTGGGAGCTCGGGCTCGCAGAGACCCAGCAGACCCTGCGCCTGAACGGGCTGCGCGAACGCGTCGTGGTCCAGGTTGACGGACAGCTCAAGACCGGGCGCGACGTGGTCATCGCCGCGCTGCTCGGTGCCGAGGAATACGGCTTCGCCACCGCACCCCTGGTGGTGTCCGGCTGCGTCATGATGCGAGTCTGCCACCTGGACACCTGCCCCGTGGGCGTGGCCACCCAGAACCCCGAGCTGCGCAGCCGCTTCACCGGCAAGCCCGAGTTTGTGGTCAACTTCTTCGAGTTCCTGGCGCAGGAAGTGCGGGAACTGCTCGCGGAACTGGGCTTCCGCAGCCTGGAGGAGGCGATCGGCCACAGCGAGGTGCTGGAGCTGGCCGCCGCCGTGGACCACTGGAAGACGGCGGGCCTGGACCTGACGCCCATCCTCTCCGACGCCGGCGTCCCGGCCGATGCGCCGGTGCGCAACCTCACCCGCCAGAACCACGAGCTTGAGAAGCACTTCGACCAGCAGCTGCTGGCCATGTCCGCCGAGGCCCTGAACGCCCGCACGCCCGTAAAAATCAGCCTGCCGGTGGTCAACACCGACCGTTCGGTGGGCACCATGCTCGGCTACCACGTGACCCGCACCTTCGGCACGGAACTGCTGGGCCCGGACACCATCGACGTCACCCTCGAGGGCCAGGCCGGCCAGTCGCTCGGCGCGTTCATGCCGGCCGGCATCACGCTGCGCCTGCTCGGAGAGGCCAACGACTACGTGGGCAAGGGCCTCTCCGGCGGCCGCATCACGGTCCGCCCGCCCCGCGGCAGCGCCCTCGATGCCGGAACCAACGTGATTGCCGGCAACGTGATCGGATACGGTGCCACCAGCGGGGAGATGTTCCTCAACGGCCTCGTGGGGGAGCGCTTCCTGGTCCGCAACTCCGGCGCCACCGCCGTGGTGGAGGGGATCGGCGACCACGGCTGCGAGTACATGACCGGCGGGACCGCGCTCATCCTCGGGCCCATCGGCCGCAACTTTGCAGCCGGCATGTCCGGCGGCACCGCCTACGTCCTGGACCTTGACCCGCGCCAGCTGAACAAGGCCGCGCTGGACTCCGGGGAGCTGTCCCTGCTGGCGCTCGACGGCGCAGACACCGACATTCTCGGCTCACTGCTGGCCCGGCACGCCGAGGAGACGGACTCGGCGGCGGCACGTGCGCTGCTGGCCGGCTTCCCCGCCGCCGCAGCCCGCTTCACCAAGGTTTTGCCCCGCGACTACGCGGCAGTATTGGAAACCCGCCTGGCATCAGCCGGGCTGGGAGAGGACCCGGACGGTGCAGCCGCCTGGCAGAAAATTTTGGAGGTCACCGGTGGCTGA
- the lgt gene encoding prolipoprotein diacylglyceryl transferase has protein sequence MAPQALAGSVAAAIPAPAWSGFDIGPLRIHAYALCILLGIIAAIWLTDRRWSRRGGPEGSIWDIAIWAIPFGIVGGRLYHVFSSPDAYFGPGFDGTGDLSLIPQIWLGGLGIWGAVVLGVLGAWIGCRRANVRISAFIDAAAPGILLAQAIGRWGNYFNQELFGGPTTLPWGLSVSPEFVPAGYGTETLFHPTFLYECIWNLLGVVVLLLVDRRFRLRSGRLFLLYAMIYTAGRVWIEMLRIDAAEQITLLGITARLNVWTSILVFVGALAAFIAIGILRRGKDDESVYLPGREPALAAAQAGDGESSVSTPAKSEAVARDSDAAAAGGAKAGASDAASDDAKDSGPGA, from the coding sequence ATGGCACCGCAGGCCCTGGCCGGCAGCGTCGCTGCCGCAATTCCGGCCCCCGCCTGGTCCGGATTCGACATCGGGCCGCTGCGCATCCATGCCTACGCCCTGTGCATCCTGCTGGGCATCATCGCGGCGATCTGGCTGACGGACCGCCGCTGGTCCCGCCGCGGCGGGCCCGAGGGTTCCATCTGGGACATCGCCATCTGGGCCATCCCCTTCGGCATCGTCGGCGGGCGGCTCTACCACGTGTTCTCCTCGCCGGACGCGTACTTTGGCCCCGGCTTTGACGGCACCGGCGACCTGTCGCTCATCCCGCAGATCTGGCTCGGCGGGCTGGGCATCTGGGGCGCCGTCGTACTGGGCGTCCTCGGCGCCTGGATCGGCTGCCGCCGCGCAAACGTGCGGATCTCGGCGTTCATCGACGCTGCCGCCCCCGGCATCCTGCTGGCCCAGGCCATCGGCCGCTGGGGCAACTACTTCAACCAGGAACTCTTTGGCGGCCCCACCACGCTGCCCTGGGGCCTGAGCGTCTCACCCGAGTTTGTCCCGGCCGGATACGGCACCGAGACCCTCTTCCACCCGACCTTCCTGTATGAGTGCATCTGGAACCTCCTCGGCGTTGTTGTGCTGCTCCTCGTGGACCGCAGGTTCCGCCTGCGCAGCGGGCGCCTGTTCCTGCTCTACGCCATGATTTACACGGCGGGCCGTGTGTGGATCGAGATGCTGCGCATCGACGCCGCCGAGCAGATCACCCTCCTGGGCATCACCGCCCGCCTGAACGTGTGGACCAGCATCCTGGTGTTCGTCGGGGCGCTTGCCGCATTCATCGCGATTGGCATCCTGCGCCGCGGCAAGGACGACGAGTCCGTCTACCTCCCCGGCCGTGAACCGGCCCTGGCTGCTGCGCAGGCGGGCGACGGTGAATCTTCCGTCAGCACGCCGGCGAAGAGTGAGGCCGTGGCCAGGGACAGTGACGCTGCCGCGGCTGGAGGTGCCAAGGCCGGTGCCTCGGATGCCGCCAGCGACGATGCCAAGGACTCCGGCCCCGGCGCGTAG
- the trpA gene encoding tryptophan synthase subunit alpha, producing MSETTGAVVSKSAAAIDRAKAAGRKALIAYLPAGFPDKQASIDAAIAVARNGADIIEIGIPYSDPVMDGSVIQAATTAALANGFHVSDVFDIVAAITAETDAAVMVMTYWNPVMRMGVDEFSRRLAEAGGAGLITPDLIPDEAAEWFAASDKYGLDRVFLVAPSSTPERVAMTVEATRGFVYAVSIMGVTGARTSVSSAAEAVVAAAHNAGAERACVGLGVSRPEHVREIAAYADGVIVGTALVAALRDGGVPAVGALAKELSTGFDAPAAGAAL from the coding sequence ATGAGTGAGACCACAGGAGCAGTCGTGAGCAAGTCCGCCGCGGCCATTGACCGGGCCAAGGCAGCCGGGCGGAAGGCGCTCATCGCCTACCTGCCCGCGGGCTTCCCGGACAAGCAGGCCTCGATCGACGCCGCCATCGCCGTGGCACGCAACGGTGCCGACATCATCGAGATCGGCATCCCGTACTCGGACCCCGTCATGGACGGCTCCGTCATCCAGGCCGCCACCACCGCGGCCCTGGCCAATGGCTTCCACGTCTCCGACGTCTTTGACATCGTCGCCGCCATCACGGCCGAGACCGACGCCGCCGTCATGGTCATGACGTACTGGAACCCCGTCATGCGCATGGGCGTCGATGAATTCTCCCGCCGTCTGGCCGAAGCCGGGGGAGCCGGGCTCATCACCCCGGACCTCATCCCCGACGAGGCAGCCGAATGGTTTGCCGCCTCCGACAAGTACGGCCTGGACCGTGTCTTCCTCGTGGCGCCATCCTCCACGCCGGAACGCGTGGCCATGACCGTTGAGGCCACCCGCGGCTTCGTCTACGCCGTCTCCATCATGGGCGTCACCGGCGCCCGGACCTCCGTGTCCAGCGCCGCCGAAGCCGTCGTGGCCGCCGCCCACAACGCGGGAGCCGAGCGTGCCTGCGTGGGACTGGGCGTCTCCCGCCCGGAGCACGTCCGGGAGATCGCAGCCTACGCCGACGGCGTCATCGTCGGCACCGCCCTCGTGGCGGCCCTGCGCGACGGCGGGGTTCCCGCCGTCGGCGCCCTGGCAAAGGAACTCAGCACGGGCTTTGACGCCCCTGCCGCCGGTGCCGCCCTGTGA
- the trpB gene encoding tryptophan synthase subunit beta, with amino-acid sequence MADMPAASSQDPADMVDPATAFLQGGAPADPDVEHSLRHAPGPYFGSYGGRWMPESLIAALDELEDTFEKAKVDPEFLAEIAELNKNYSGRPSLLTEAKRFSEHAGGARVFLKREDLNHTGSHKINNVLGQALLAKRMGKTRVIAETGAGQHGVASATAAALLGLECVVYMGAEDCRRQALNVARMQLLGATVVPVTNGSQTLKDAINDALRDWVANVENTHYLLGTAAGAHPFPAMVRFFHEVIGEEARGQIIEQIGRLPDAVCACIGGGSNAIGLFHGFLDDPSVKIYGFEAGGDGVDTGRHAATITLGRPGVLHGARSYLMQDDDGQTIESHSISAGLDYPGVGPEHAYLNDIGRVTYEPITDAEAMDAFKLLCRTEGIIPAIESSHALAGALKVGRRLTEGTSTPSDKVIIVNLSGRGDKDVQTAADWFGLLDEDGNVKGTMLSTRSAKGAAHGAGATEDMDINAEDASNE; translated from the coding sequence ATGGCTGACATGCCAGCAGCTTCGTCACAAGATCCCGCCGACATGGTGGATCCGGCAACAGCTTTCCTGCAGGGCGGCGCCCCTGCAGACCCGGATGTGGAGCATTCCCTGCGCCACGCCCCCGGACCGTACTTTGGCAGCTACGGCGGCCGCTGGATGCCGGAATCGCTGATCGCCGCCCTGGATGAACTTGAAGACACCTTTGAAAAAGCCAAGGTGGACCCGGAGTTCCTGGCCGAGATCGCCGAGCTGAACAAGAACTACTCCGGCCGCCCGTCGCTGCTGACCGAGGCCAAGCGCTTCAGCGAACACGCAGGCGGCGCCCGCGTGTTCCTCAAGCGCGAGGACCTGAACCACACCGGATCGCACAAGATCAACAACGTCCTTGGCCAGGCACTCCTGGCCAAGCGCATGGGCAAGACCCGTGTCATCGCCGAGACCGGCGCAGGCCAGCACGGTGTTGCCAGTGCCACGGCTGCGGCGCTGCTCGGCCTGGAATGCGTGGTGTACATGGGTGCCGAGGACTGCCGCCGCCAGGCGCTGAACGTGGCCCGCATGCAGCTGCTCGGCGCCACCGTGGTGCCCGTAACCAACGGTTCCCAGACGCTCAAGGACGCCATCAACGACGCCCTGCGCGACTGGGTTGCCAACGTCGAGAACACCCACTACCTGCTCGGCACCGCCGCCGGCGCCCACCCGTTCCCGGCCATGGTGCGCTTCTTCCACGAAGTCATCGGCGAAGAGGCCCGCGGACAGATCATCGAGCAGATCGGCCGCCTGCCCGACGCCGTGTGCGCCTGCATCGGCGGCGGCTCCAACGCCATCGGCCTGTTCCACGGCTTCCTGGACGACCCCTCCGTGAAGATCTACGGCTTCGAGGCAGGCGGAGACGGCGTTGACACCGGCCGCCACGCCGCCACCATCACGCTGGGCCGCCCCGGCGTGCTCCACGGTGCCCGCTCCTACCTTATGCAGGACGACGACGGCCAGACCATCGAGTCCCACTCGATTTCCGCCGGCCTGGACTACCCCGGTGTCGGCCCGGAGCACGCCTACCTGAACGACATTGGCCGCGTCACGTACGAGCCCATCACCGACGCCGAGGCGATGGACGCCTTCAAGCTGCTCTGCCGCACCGAGGGCATCATCCCCGCCATCGAGTCCTCCCATGCACTGGCGGGGGCGCTCAAGGTGGGCCGCCGGCTCACGGAAGGTACGTCCACGCCGTCGGACAAGGTCATCATTGTGAACCTGTCCGGCCGCGGCGACAAGGACGTGCAGACGGCTGCCGACTGGTTTGGCCTGCTGGATGAGGACGGCAACGTCAAGGGCACCATGCTCTCGACCCGCAGCGCCAAGGGTGCCGCCCACGGAGCCGGTGCCACCGAGGACATGGACATCAACGCGGAGGACGCCAGCAATGAGTGA
- the trpC gene encoding indole-3-glycerol phosphate synthase TrpC: protein MSVLQDIVDGVRDDMAARQQLVSLAELQERVKHTAPALDAWAALGGPSDDRRELMVIAEVKRRSPSKGDLAGIADPAQLAQQYRDGGASVISVLTEERRFSGSLADLDAVRAAVDIPVLRKDFTCDPYMIWEARAHGADLVLLIVASLTDAELAQYLALTHELGMNAVVETHTAEEIERAVAVGARIIGINVRNLKTLDVDRGVFAALAGNIPAGPVVVAESGVRDVADVEHYSAHGAHAILVGEALVKDATPRERIAAFKTAGAVAISAR from the coding sequence GTGAGCGTATTGCAGGACATTGTTGACGGCGTCCGTGACGACATGGCCGCCCGGCAGCAGCTGGTCAGCCTGGCAGAGCTGCAGGAACGCGTCAAGCACACGGCCCCGGCGCTCGACGCCTGGGCAGCGCTGGGCGGGCCTTCCGATGACCGCCGGGAACTGATGGTCATTGCCGAGGTCAAGCGCCGCAGCCCCTCCAAGGGCGACCTCGCCGGCATTGCCGACCCGGCGCAGCTGGCGCAGCAATACCGCGACGGCGGTGCCTCTGTCATCAGTGTCCTCACCGAGGAGCGCCGCTTCAGCGGCTCGCTCGCAGACCTTGACGCCGTGCGCGCCGCCGTCGACATCCCGGTGCTGCGCAAGGACTTCACCTGCGATCCCTACATGATCTGGGAGGCCCGGGCCCATGGCGCGGACCTCGTGCTGCTGATCGTGGCGTCGCTGACTGACGCCGAACTGGCGCAGTACCTGGCCCTGACGCATGAGCTGGGCATGAACGCCGTCGTGGAAACCCACACGGCGGAAGAGATTGAGCGGGCCGTGGCAGTCGGTGCCCGCATCATCGGCATCAACGTCCGCAACCTGAAGACACTCGACGTGGACCGCGGCGTCTTTGCCGCACTGGCCGGCAACATCCCGGCAGGTCCCGTGGTGGTGGCGGAATCAGGTGTCCGCGACGTCGCCGACGTCGAGCACTACAGCGCCCATGGGGCCCACGCCATCCTGGTGGGGGAGGCCCTCGTGAAGGACGCAACCCCGCGCGAGCGGATCGCTGCGTTCAAGACTGCCGGCGCGGTGGCCATCAGCGCACGGTAG
- a CDS encoding HGxxPAAW family protein — MSNNSPAQVSVQEPIDHSIELGHGNSPAAWTSVTVMLVGVVIGCIAFLIGESATTLFWIGVGVILVGVILGPVLKAAGYGVGGSKLKSNGH; from the coding sequence ATGAGCAACAATTCGCCCGCACAGGTATCCGTGCAGGAACCCATCGACCACAGCATCGAACTGGGGCACGGAAACAGCCCGGCGGCGTGGACCAGCGTCACCGTCATGCTGGTTGGTGTGGTCATTGGCTGCATCGCCTTCCTCATCGGCGAGAGCGCCACCACCCTGTTCTGGATCGGCGTGGGCGTCATCCTGGTCGGCGTCATCCTGGGACCGGTCCTGAAGGCTGCCGGCTACGGCGTGGGCGGCAGCAAGCTGAAGAGCAACGGCCACTGA